Proteins encoded by one window of Mobula hypostoma chromosome 21, sMobHyp1.1, whole genome shotgun sequence:
- the ppil3 gene encoding peptidyl-prolyl cis-trans isomerase-like 3, whose amino-acid sequence MALTIRTDLGDIKIELFCERAPRSCENFLALCASDYYNGCIFHRNIKGFIVQTGDPTGTGKGGSSIWGRKFEDEISEHLKHNVRGVVSMANNGPNTNASQFFFTYGKQPHLDMKYTVFGKVIDGLETLDELEKLPVNEKTFRPLTDVRIKDIVIHANPLAF is encoded by the exons ATG GCCCTGACCATCCGCACTGATCTCGGAGACATCAAGATCGAGCTGTTCTGTGAGCGGGCGCCCCGCTCCTGCGAG AACTTCCTGGCCTTGTGTGCCAGTGATTACTACAATGGATGCATTTTCCATCGCAATATCAAAGGCTTTATTGTACAGACCGGAGACCCCACAG GCACAGGCAAAGGAGGATCCAGCATCTGGGGCAGGAAGTTTGAAGATGAGATCAGTGAACACCTCAAG CACAACGTTCGAGGAGTGGTTTCCATGGCCaacaatggtcccaacaccaatgcCTCTCAGTTTTTCTTCACATATGGGAAACAGCCTCACCTGGACATGAAGTACACAGTGTTTGGCAA GGTGATCGATGGGCTGGAAACACTGGATGAGCTGGAGAAGCTTCCTGTAAATGAGAAGACGTTTCGTCCTCTGACTGACGTACGCATCAAAGACATTGTTATTCACGCCAACCCTCTGGCATTCTGA